The Babylonia areolata isolate BAREFJ2019XMU chromosome 22, ASM4173473v1, whole genome shotgun sequence genome contains a region encoding:
- the LOC143297433 gene encoding uncharacterized protein LOC143297433, with protein sequence MAAISTVSTRGAKYFCVINCSNNSKTSIDERTGRTVWMFNFPNPETERERCQKWVINIRRADVNISNIKRKQVCSVHFEEKAFNCPTNIQESRLLPTAVPTLVTCPNPPPSLDCRRPQPKKRDVIVAIDKRKRQHSDSDSEASPCTNSSNVSDVAPLDEPPAKEPRIDSDTLMKELEKTKQALDALKKENKSLQRKLKTSQEGKKKLKKKHSEHILQLENNW encoded by the exons atggcggctatttcaacagtatcaacacgtggtgcgaagtacttctgtgtaattaactgcagtaataacagcaaaaccagcatcgatgaaaggacgggcagaactgtgtggatgtttaattttcccaacccagagacggaaagagaacg atgccaGAAATGGGTCATCAACATCCGACGAGCTGACGTCAACATCTCCAACATCAAGAGGAAACAGGTGTGCTCAGTGCACTTTGAGGAGAAGGCTTTCAACTGCCCGACGAACATTCAGGAATCTAGACTCCTTCCAACTGCAGTCCCTACCCTCGTCACCTGCccaaatcctcctccctctctagatTGTCGACGACCTCAACCAAAGAAGAGAGACGTCATTGTGGcaatagataaacgaaaaagaCAACATTCCGATTCAGATTCTGAAGCCAGCCCTTGTACCAACAGCAGTAATGTCAGTGATGTGGCACCGCTTGATGAACCACCTGCTAAAGAGCCCAGAATTGACAGTGACACTCTAATGAAAGAACTTGAGAAAACCAAGCAGGCTCTTGacgctttgaagaaagaaaataaaagcctgCAGAGGAAGTTGAAGACATCACAGGAAGGCAAGAAAAAGTtgaagaagaaacatagtgaACATATTCTTCAGTTAGAGAATAACTGGTGA